The sequence CGGCGGCCCCGTGTCCCAGGCCGCGGGGAGGCGCGCCGATGGGCGCGGGCGCCGCCTGGCGCGGTGCCGGCACCGCGAGCGGCGGCGCGACGGTCGCCTCGGGCGCCGGCGCCGAGCCCGTCTCCGGGCGCGCCCCGCGCCTGCGCACGACGAGCTTCAGGTCGCCCATCTCGAGCCGCAGCTCCTCCAGCGAGGAGGCGTCGATGATCGTCAGGATCTTCCGGACGTCGTCGTAGCTGAGAGCCATCCGGCCGTCCCTCACCCCTGCCGCTGCGCCATGGCCTTCATCGCTTCTGCCTTGACGAGGCCCCACAGGTGATGGCGGGCCTTGAGAAACTCCGGCGACGCGCGCATCTCCTCGGTGCGCGGCCGCGGCAGCGTGTTCGCGAACACCTCCTTGACGACGCCCGGCCGCACGCTCATCACCACCACCCGGTCCGAGAGGAAGATCGCCTCGTCGATCGAGTGCGTGACGAAGAGCACGGTCTTCCGCCGCGAGGTCTGCTCGCCCCAGATCTGCAAGAGCTCGTCCTGCATGATCTCCCGCGTCTGGGCATCGAGGGCGGCGAACGGCTCGTCCATCAGCAGGAGCTCGGCGTCGTTGGCGAGGGTCCGCGCCAGCGCGCACCGCTGGCGCATGCCGCCCGACAGCTCCTGGGGATAGCGGTTCTCGAACCCCTGCAGCCCGACGAGGCCGATGTAGCGCGCGGCGGTCGCCCGTCGCTCCGCCCACGGCACGCCCCGGAACTTCAGCCCCAGCTCGACGTTCGCCATGACGGTCTTCCACGGCGGCAGGGCGTACTCCTGGAAGACCATGCCGCGACGGCAGCTCGGCCCGGTGATCGGCTCGCCGTCGAAGTACGCGCCCCCCTCCGACGCCGACTCGAGCCCGGCCACGATCCGGAGCAGCGTCGACTTGCCGCAGCCGCTCGGGCCGACGAGGCTGACGAACTCCCCGTCCTCGACGCAGAGGTTGATCCGCCCCAGCGCCGGTTGCGTCGAGCCGTCGCGGGACAGCCGGTAGACCTTGCTCACGTCCTTGACGTCAAGCCGCGCCATGCCCAGTCAACTCCCTCACTCGCGCTCAGCGGGCCATCGCCCAGGGGGTGAGGCGCCGCGCCACGCCGCGTATCACCCGGTCCATCACCAGGCCGAGGGCGCCGATGACGACCATGCCGAGGATCACGCGCTCCGTGACGAAGGCGTAGCGGGCGCTCTGGATCATGAAGCCGAGGCCCGAGCGAGCGGCGACGAGCTCCGCCGCCACGAGCGCCATCCAGCCCACGCCGAGGCCGATGCGCAGTCCGGTGAGGATCAGCGGCAACGCGCTGGGCAGGACGATCTCGCGCACGATCTGGTGGCGCCGACCGCCGAGGGTCAGCGCGCCCCACACGAGCGTGCGGTCGACACGGCG is a genomic window of Candidatus Rokuibacteriota bacterium containing:
- a CDS encoding ABC transporter ATP-binding protein, which codes for MARLDVKDVSKVYRLSRDGSTQPALGRINLCVEDGEFVSLVGPSGCGKSTLLRIVAGLESASEGGAYFDGEPITGPSCRRGMVFQEYALPPWKTVMANVELGLKFRGVPWAERRATAARYIGLVGLQGFENRYPQELSGGMRQRCALARTLANDAELLLMDEPFAALDAQTREIMQDELLQIWGEQTSRRKTVLFVTHSIDEAIFLSDRVVVMSVRPGVVKEVFANTLPRPRTEEMRASPEFLKARHHLWGLVKAEAMKAMAQRQG